The following are encoded in a window of Periplaneta americana isolate PAMFEO1 chromosome 13, P.americana_PAMFEO1_priV1, whole genome shotgun sequence genomic DNA:
- the LOC138711763 gene encoding uncharacterized protein isoform X1 encodes MTSCVDGVRRKNWRMSATTVVTELQVLERLRPVTEMAAATWSAMPFLPKDVPKSNSVLDPTKSSRTIKSRLSRSTSLDRIRQFPAYLCTRGCLPQALSFLRNSAEAAQASLTVVRRYLLVVTVYLCLFLLTLQLSACACALLIGATPPGLVFLVTSSMAMCAMACRTILHDPAANPRPNTKTHNE; translated from the exons atGACATCTTGTGTAGACGGAGTTCGAAGAAAGAACTGGAG AATGAGCGCAACGACGGTAGTAACGGAGCTGCAGGTCCTCGAGCGACTGAGGCCGGTGACAGAGATGGCCGCCGCCACGTGGTCAGCGATGCCCTTCTTACCCAAAG ATGTCCCGAAGAGCAATTCCGTCTTGGACCCTACCAAGTCCTCGAGGACGATAAAGTCCCGCCTTTCGAGGAGCACGTCTCTGGACCGCATCAGGCAGTTCCCCGCATACCTTTGCACTCGAGGGTGCCTGCCCCAAGCTCTGTCCTTCCTGCGAAATTCAGCCGAGGCTGCCCAGGCTAGCTTGACGGTGGTGCGCAGATACCTACTGGTGGTGACTGTGTACCTCTGCTTGTTCCTGCTCACACTCCAGCTATCCGCCTGCGCCTGCGCGTTGCTCATTGGGGCCACGCCCCCCGGACTAGTATTCCTCGTGACGAGCTCGATGGCAATGTGCGCTATGGCCTGCAGGACCATCTTGCACGACCCAGCGGCGAATCCCAGGCCGAACACCAAAACTCACAACGAATGA
- the LOC138711763 gene encoding uncharacterized protein isoform X2, whose amino-acid sequence MSATTVVTELQVLERLRPVTEMAAATWSAMPFLPKDVPKSNSVLDPTKSSRTIKSRLSRSTSLDRIRQFPAYLCTRGCLPQALSFLRNSAEAAQASLTVVRRYLLVVTVYLCLFLLTLQLSACACALLIGATPPGLVFLVTSSMAMCAMACRTILHDPAANPRPNTKTHNE is encoded by the exons ATGAGCGCAACGACGGTAGTAACGGAGCTGCAGGTCCTCGAGCGACTGAGGCCGGTGACAGAGATGGCCGCCGCCACGTGGTCAGCGATGCCCTTCTTACCCAAAG ATGTCCCGAAGAGCAATTCCGTCTTGGACCCTACCAAGTCCTCGAGGACGATAAAGTCCCGCCTTTCGAGGAGCACGTCTCTGGACCGCATCAGGCAGTTCCCCGCATACCTTTGCACTCGAGGGTGCCTGCCCCAAGCTCTGTCCTTCCTGCGAAATTCAGCCGAGGCTGCCCAGGCTAGCTTGACGGTGGTGCGCAGATACCTACTGGTGGTGACTGTGTACCTCTGCTTGTTCCTGCTCACACTCCAGCTATCCGCCTGCGCCTGCGCGTTGCTCATTGGGGCCACGCCCCCCGGACTAGTATTCCTCGTGACGAGCTCGATGGCAATGTGCGCTATGGCCTGCAGGACCATCTTGCACGACCCAGCGGCGAATCCCAGGCCGAACACCAAAACTCACAACGAATGA